The Pseudomonas sp. IAC-BECa141 genome contains the following window.
CGGACAACATCTGGGAGCTTCATGAAGTCGTGGATCTCGAAAAGTACGGAATGGATGTGATTCGCGAAGTCCTGGGCATCATGGCGGGTGCTCGTCAGGCGATGGAGGATCGCATCAATGGCTGATGATATCGACCGCGCAAACGAGCAGGCGCAATACCTGCTTGATGTTGCTATTCATCGTAATCGCCGCGCGCCATCGAGCCGCGTCAGCGCGCAGTTCTGTGACGACTGCGACGAACCAATCCCGTTGCTACGACAGCAGAAGGTTGAAGGTTGCGAGACCTGCGTCGCTTGTCAGGAGCTGCGGGAGGCCCGGCGATGAGTGAATCGGGCAAAGGAACAGCCATCGCTACATGGGCAAAGCGTTACATCAGTACTTTTGACTTGGCACTGGTATCGATTGATCCAGGTGAAAAGGCCCCGAAAGGCCTAGGGTGGAATAAGCCGGGAGGCTATATCACCGACGCCGACGCGGCCGAAGCGTTCTGGCAACGAAACCCAAATCACAACCTTGGCGTCGTACTGGGGCCGAGCCGTGTTTGTTCATTGGATGTTGATGACGTTCAGTGGACGCGACATGTTCTGTATGAACTGTTGGGCCTGGACCTTGATGCGATGGCAGTGGTGTTCCCGACTATCGTCGGGAATCCGCTGCGATTCCGAGTGGTATTCAAGGTCCCCGAAGGCATCGAACTCACGCGTCACTCGCTTTCATGGCCAAATGAAAAAGACCCTGATGGTTCGATTTTCAAAGGGCTGATTGACAAGGCCAAGGCTGCGAAAGAGCAGGGTGATCTTGCCGCAGAAGCTGCTGCCCGAACCGAAGCCGAGCCGTTCAAACGCTTCACGGTCTTTGAGCTACGTGCGGGACTGGTGCAAGACGTATTTCCACCATCCATTCATCCCGGTACCGGCAAACCTTACATCTGGAAAACCGCTCCAAGTGCTACTGAAGGGCTGCCCACGCTGACCAAAGAGTTGCTTACCATTTGGCAGAATTGGGAGTTTTTTAAGAGAGATGCTGAAGCTGCGTGTCCATGGGCGATTGCGCCACCGAAGCCACCGGTCAAAGCCTCAAAGCGTCCTGCGCTCGGTGGCGGCAAACGCCCCTCCGTAATTGATGAATTCAACCGTTGTCACGATGTTGCGGAGCTTCTTCGCTCCCATGGGTACATCAAGCGAGGCAATAAGTGGCTGTACCCTCAAAGCAGCACCGGTCTGCCAGGGGTGACGATCAGTGAGGGCAAGGTTTATTCGCATCACGGTGCTGACCCTCTCGCGAACGGACATCAGAACGACGCCTTTGAAGTGTTCTGCTTACTCGAGCACGGCGGCGACCAGTCGAAGGCTGTGAAGGATGCTGCGCGAATGTTGGGCATGCAACACGCCGCCCGTCCAGATCCTAATGATCTTCCCCCCACCCCATCCGGTGAATTGAGCGGGCCGACCTCCGACGAAACAAACCCGTCCAGCGAGGCCGCTCCTGCTCCTGACGGGGGGGCGGGGGAGGTCATAACGGTGGACCACATACTGCGTCGTTTTGCGCTGGTAGAAGGCACCACGCACGTGTGGGATTGCGACCAATCGAAGGTAATGAAGAAGTCCGCCTTCGAAGCTCGTGTGGGCAAGCCACTGGCCAAAGCCTGGTTGGACGACACCGGAAAGAGACTGATTTCTGACGACCATGTTCGCGAGATCGAGCAGGCGCGCCGCATGGCTGGGAAGAAGGGCGGTGCATTCGGGATGTCCCCAACCGATCGATACGTTTACATCGATGGCACCAAAGACGTTTGGGATCGCGAAAAGAAGCGGCGCATAGCCGAGGGCGCGGTGAAGATGGCGCTGGGTGATACATACCCGTTGTGGCTGAACAGCAGCGAGCGCCGCACCGTCGATGTTGAACACATCGTGTTTGATCCGACCATGACGAAGGATCCTGCGGTGTACATCAATACCTTTGATGGGTTGCCACTTGAGCCAGTCAGGGATGATGCAGCGTGTGCAAACCTGCGTTGGCTGATCTCATTTCTTTGTAATCATGATGAAGCCGCGACCGATTGGTTAACTCGCTGGCTGGCGTATCCGCTGCAGCACTTGGGCGCCAAGATGGACACCGCTGTATTGATGCATTCGATCATGGAAGGTTCGGGCAAGAGCCTTTTGTTCGCTGACGCACTCGGCATGCTTTATGGCCAATACGCGGCGACTGTTGGTCAGACGCAGTTGGAAAGCAGTTTCAACGCGTGGCAAAGCCGCAAATTGTGGTCCGTCTTTGAAGAGGTGGTCAGTCGCGATCAACGTTATAACCAGGTGGGCAAGATCAAGCACTTGATCACTGGTAAAACGGTGCGGATGGAGTCGAAGTTTATTAATGGCTGGGAAGAAGCCAACCATATGAATGCGGTATTTCTCAGCAACGAGATTCTTCCTTGGCCAATCAGCGACAGTGATCGGCGAATGCTGGTCATGTGGCCTATGGAGACCCTACCAGTCGCTCGGCAAAAGGCGATTGGTCGTGAACTGGAGCAGGGTGGGGTGGCGGCGCTCTACGGTTGGTTACTGTCGGTCGATCTTGGGGACTTCAACCAGCGCACGCGGCCGCCATCGACCGAGGCGCGTGAGCGTTTGGTGGCCTTGAGTCGGGCCGGCTGGCAAACATTCTTGCATTTGTGGAAGTACAGCGAGCTGGGCCATGGGCTTTGGGGGCCATGTCTATCGACCGACCTCTATTCGTTGTTTCTCGAATGGTGTCAGCGCAACAAAGAGCATGTGATGAGTCAGACGAAGTTCTCTCTGTTCATCAGTTCCGAGGTGGATAAATCGCGAGCAATACCATGGACTGACGGCAATAACCGTCGTTTCGGCGCGTTTTTCTTTCCCGCGGACCTGGATGCTTCCCCGCCCCCATCACTCAAGGCGGCTGAGCTGGGCAAGCAGGTGGAAAACTGGCGGGCCAAGGCCAGGCTGGCGGGCTGGCACGTGGACAGCTGGGATCACATCAAGGCGCTTGCAGCATGACTATTTTCAAAAGTGTGTTGGGTGTGTTGAGTGTGTGTCGGGTTGATTTTGAATACTCCACACAATTTGAGTGCCCGAATCACATGCCTTTGCGGGGGTTGTGTGGGGTGTGTTGGGTTTTGTGTCGCGCACGCGCATACATGACGTTCTTTGCAACGAATTCAACGGAACGAATTTTTTCTTATGCGAAGACTGATAAACCCAACAAACCCAACACACTCAACTCAAGTTCGATTGAAGCATTGAATTTAAAGAGATTTATCTGTGTTGGGTTTGTGGCGGGTTGCGGTTTTTCTGTGTTGGGTTGGGTTTTACGGGGGGCAGGGCAATGATTGAGGCGATGGAGTTATTGCTGAAACATTGGGGCGAGCAATGCCGACATGCCGGTGAAGCGGGAGGCATGGGTAGCCCGATGGCGACGATCATGGAGTGGGGCGGTTGTGCGCCGCGGGGCACACCCGGTTCTCGGATCCTTCTCGGAGGTGGTGCGGGTCCAGATGCAATTGCGCAGGAAATTGGTGCCGCCCTTTCCGAGATTGCCCGGCAAGATGGTCGGGGTGAAAGGCTGCAACAGTTGGCAGTTATGCGTTACGGCTTTGACCCTGCACCGACATGGGCAGCGCAGATGCACGAACTGGGCTACGTCTCAAAGGCGAAACAAACCTACTACGATCTTGTGCACCGTCTTCATGTCCGACTCTTTGAGGTGCTGGCCGAGCGCAAGGACGCACGTAAGTGGCTTACCGTTGGTCGGGGCGCTTTACCTCAAAGTCTCCTCAAAGTTGCGTCAAAGTTGCGTCAAGTTGGATAACCGAAAATGCCCCCTTTTCGGTTCCGTACTCAGGGGGTAAAAAGTCCCCACGATATGGATTCTGCGCCTTGGCGCTCCCCCCGAGCACGTGCTGTGCACTACGTCCTGGCGTATGCCGCGACATTGAAAACCCTGCCCACCGGCGGGGTTTTCTTTTTTGTGTTCGGCATGCTCCTTCACTTGAGGCACAACATGACAAATGAGCAGCAAGCGCTGGCAGAAATGCCGATCTGGTTGGTGATCGTCCTGGCTCTGGTCGGTGGCGTATCCGGTGAGATGTGGCGAGCAGACAAGGATGGTGCTCGTGGCTGGGCGCTGATGCGTCGGCTTGCGCTTCGATCCGGTGCCTGCATTGTCTGCGGAGTCTCGGCAATGATGCTGATGATCGCGGCGGGCATGACGATCTGGACGGCAGGCGCCTTGGGTTGCCTGACGGCGATGGCTGGTGCCGATGTGGCCATCGGGTTGTACGAACGCTGGGCCGCCAAGCGGCTGGGCGTCAGCGAAGTCCCGCCAGTCGGAGGCGGGCAGGGGTGATGCACCGATCTGGGGCGCCGAAACTCGCCGGGGACCCTGAAGGTATCTGAGGGGCACGGGGTCGGAAACCCGCGGGAAACTGTTAGCCGCAGACTTCCCAGCTTACTGAAATTTCAATCATTGAAATCTTGAAAGGATTCATTGAAATACGTTGAAAAAGGAGGGCTCATGACAGAACCAACCTACCTGTCGAAGAGCGCCTTCGCGGCCCGGCTCGGCAGGTCGCCGAGTTACATCACCTGGCTGAAAGACAACAA
Protein-coding sequences here:
- a CDS encoding DUF5906 domain-containing protein: MSESGKGTAIATWAKRYISTFDLALVSIDPGEKAPKGLGWNKPGGYITDADAAEAFWQRNPNHNLGVVLGPSRVCSLDVDDVQWTRHVLYELLGLDLDAMAVVFPTIVGNPLRFRVVFKVPEGIELTRHSLSWPNEKDPDGSIFKGLIDKAKAAKEQGDLAAEAAARTEAEPFKRFTVFELRAGLVQDVFPPSIHPGTGKPYIWKTAPSATEGLPTLTKELLTIWQNWEFFKRDAEAACPWAIAPPKPPVKASKRPALGGGKRPSVIDEFNRCHDVAELLRSHGYIKRGNKWLYPQSSTGLPGVTISEGKVYSHHGADPLANGHQNDAFEVFCLLEHGGDQSKAVKDAARMLGMQHAARPDPNDLPPTPSGELSGPTSDETNPSSEAAPAPDGGAGEVITVDHILRRFALVEGTTHVWDCDQSKVMKKSAFEARVGKPLAKAWLDDTGKRLISDDHVREIEQARRMAGKKGGAFGMSPTDRYVYIDGTKDVWDREKKRRIAEGAVKMALGDTYPLWLNSSERRTVDVEHIVFDPTMTKDPAVYINTFDGLPLEPVRDDAACANLRWLISFLCNHDEAATDWLTRWLAYPLQHLGAKMDTAVLMHSIMEGSGKSLLFADALGMLYGQYAATVGQTQLESSFNAWQSRKLWSVFEEVVSRDQRYNQVGKIKHLITGKTVRMESKFINGWEEANHMNAVFLSNEILPWPISDSDRRMLVMWPMETLPVARQKAIGRELEQGGVAALYGWLLSVDLGDFNQRTRPPSTEARERLVALSRAGWQTFLHLWKYSELGHGLWGPCLSTDLYSLFLEWCQRNKEHVMSQTKFSLFISSEVDKSRAIPWTDGNNRRFGAFFFPADLDASPPPSLKAAELGKQVENWRAKARLAGWHVDSWDHIKALAA
- a CDS encoding TraR/DksA C4-type zinc finger protein, translating into MADDIDRANEQAQYLLDVAIHRNRRAPSSRVSAQFCDDCDEPIPLLRQQKVEGCETCVACQELREARR
- a CDS encoding phage holin family protein, coding for MTNEQQALAEMPIWLVIVLALVGGVSGEMWRADKDGARGWALMRRLALRSGACIVCGVSAMMLMIAAGMTIWTAGALGCLTAMAGADVAIGLYERWAAKRLGVSEVPPVGGGQG